ACAGCCCGGGGATGAGGGAGATGAGCAGGTCGATGAGCTTGATGCCGATGAAGGGGGCGATCAGGCCGCCGATGCCGTAGATCCCGAGGTTGCGGCGGAGCATCTTGTCGGCGCCCATCGGCCGGTAGCGCACGCCCTTCAGGGACAGCGGCACCAGGGCGATGATGATCAGGGCGTTGAAGACGACGGCCGACAGGATCGCGGAGTCGGGCGAGGACAGGTGCATGATGTTGAGCTTGTCCAGGCCAGGGTAGACGGCCGCGAACAGCGCCGGGATGATCGCGAAGTACTTCGCGACGTCGTTGGCGATGGAGAACGTGGTCAACGCGCCGCGAGTGATGAGGAGTTGCTTGCCGATCTCGACGATCTCGATCAGCTTGGTCGGGTTGGAGTCGAGGTCGACCATGTTGCCGGCCTCCTTGGCGGCCGACGTGCCGGTGTTCATCGCCACGCCGACGTCCGCCTGTGCGAGGGCCGGCGCGTCGTTGGTGCCGTCCCCGGTCATGGCGACCAGCTTGCCGCCGGCCTGCTCCCGCTTGATGAGGGCCATCTTGTCCTCGGGAGTCGCCTCGGCGAGGAAGTCGTCGACGCCGGCCTCCTCGGCGATCGCCTTGGCGGTCAGCGGGTTGTCCCCCGTGATCATGACCGTCTTGATGCCCATGCGGCGCAGTTCCTCGAACCGCTCCCGCATGCCGTTCTTGACGACGTCCTTGAGATGGATGACGCCCAGCACGCGGGCGCCGTCGGCGTCCTCGACGGCGACCAGCAGCGGAGTGCCGCCCGCCTCGGAGATGCGGTTGGCTATGCCGTCCGCGTCCTCGGCGACCGTGCCGCCCTGCTCCTTCACCCACGCGATGACCGAGGCGGTGGCGCCCTTGCGGATCTTCCGGCCGTCGACGTCCACGCCCGACATGCGGGTCTGGGCGGTGAACTCGATCCACTGGGCACCGGCCAGCTCGCCCTGGTGGCGCTCGCGCAGCCCGTACTTCTCCTTGGCGAGGACGACGATGGAGCGGCCCTCGGGCGTCTCGTCGGCCAGCGAGGACAGCTGGGCCGCGTCCGCGACATCCTCCTCGGTGGTGCCCCTCACCGGCAGGAACTCGGCGGCCTGGCGATTGCCGAGGGTGATCGTGCCGGTCTTGTCCAGCAACAGCGTGGAGACGTCACCGGCGGCCTCGACCGCACGCCCCGACATGGCGAGCACGTTGCGCTGCACCAGCCGGTCCATGCCGGCGATGCCGATGGCGGAGAGCAGGGCGCCGATCGTGGTCGGGATCAGGCACACCAGCAGGGCCACCAGCACGACCATGGTCAGGTGTGTGCCCGCGTAGGCCGCGAACGGCGGCAGCGTGGCGCAGGCCATCAGGAAGACGATGGTCAGCGAGGCCAGCAGGATGTTCAGGGCGATCTCGTTGGGCGTCTTCTGCCGGGCGGCGCCCTCGACCAGGTTGATCATGCGGTCGATGAAGGTCTCGCCGGGCTTCGTCGTGATCTTGATGACGATGCGGTCGGACAGCACCTTCGTACCGCCCGTGACGGCGCTGCGGTCGCCGCCGGACTCGCGGATGACCGGGGCGGACTCGCCGGTGATCGCCGATTCGTCCACCGAGGCGACCCCCTCGACGACGTCACCGTCGCCGGGGATGACGTCACCGGCCTCGCAGACCACCAGGTCGCCGAGGGTCAGTGCGGTGCCCGGGACCTGCTCCTCGGTGCCGTCCGCCAGGAGCCGGCGGGCGATGGTGTCGGTCTTGGCCTTGCGCAGGGTGTCGGCCTGAGCCTTGCCGCGGCCCTCGGCGACGGCCTCCGCGAGGTTGGCGAAGACCACGGTCAGCCACAGCCAGGCGCTGATGGTCCAGCCGAACCAGTCGCCCGGGTGCTGGCAGGAGAAGACGGTGGTGAGCACGGAGCCGATCCACACCACGAACATCACCGGGGACTTGACCATCACCCGCGGATCGAGCTTGCGGAACGCCTCCGGCAGCGACTTCACCAGTGCCTTGGGGTCGAAGAGACCCGCTCCGACACGGCCCTCGGCGGGCTTGTGCCCGGTCGGCGCGTCCTGGTGGGGCGCCAGAGTGGGTATGGACATCGCGTCCTCGTGGTTTTCCGTTCGGGTCGTCATGACGCCAGCCCCTCGGCCAGCGGACCCAGCGCCAGCGCCGGGAAGTACGTCAGACCGGTGATGATCAGGATCGCACCCACCAGCAGGCCGGTGAACAGCGGTTTCTCGGTGCGCAGGGTGCCCGCGGTGACCGGGACCGGCGTCTGCTCGGCGAGCGAGCCGGCCAGTGCCAGCACGAACACCATCGGCAGGAAGCGGCCCAGCAGCATCGCGAGCCCGGTCGTGGTGTTGAACCAGTCGGTGTTCGCGTTCAGGCCGGCGAAAGCCGAGCCGTTGTTGTTCGACGCGGACGTGAAGGCGTACAGCACCTCGGAGAACCCGTGCGCGCCGGAGTTGAGCATCGAGTGCGGCGGGGTCGGCAGCGCCATGGAGGCCGCCGTGAAGACCAGCACCAGGGCGGGGGTGATCAGGATGTAGCAGGCGGCGAGCTTCATCTCGCAGCCGCCGATCTTCTTGCCCAGGTACTCGGGCGTGCGGCCGACCATCAGACCGGCGATGAACACCGCGATGACCGCCATGATCAGGATGCCGTAGAGGCCGGAGCCGGTACCACCGGGCGCGATCTCGCCCAGCATCATGCTCAGCATGGTGATGCCGCCGCCCAGGCCGGTGAAGGAGGAGTGGAAGGAGTCCACCGCGCCGGTCGAGGTCAGTGTCGTCGCCACCGCGAAGATCGAGGAGCCGCCGACGCCGAAGCGGACCTCCTTGCCCTCCATCGCGCCGCCGGCCGCCTGCAGCGCCGGGCCGTGGTGGGCGAACTCGGTCCACATCATCAGGGCTGTGAAGCCCAGCCAGATGGTGACCATCGTGGCCAGGATCGCGTACCCCTGCTTCACGTTGCCGACCATCACGCCGAAGGTGCGGGTCAGCGAGAACGGGATGACCAGGATCAGGAAGATCTCGAACAGGTTGGTGAAGGGGGTCGGGTTCTCGAAGGGGTGGGCGGAGTTGGCGTTGAAGTAGCCGCCGCCGTTGGTGCCCAGCTCCTTGATCGCTTCCTGGGAGGCGACCGCGCCGCCGTTCCACTGCTGCGAGCCGCCCATGAACTGGCCGACCTCGTGGATGCCGGAGAAGTTCTGGATCGCCCCGCACGCCACCAGCACGACGGCGGCGACCGCGGCACCCGGCAGCAGGATGCGCAGCGTGCCGCGCACCAGGTCGGACCAGAAGTTGCCCAGCTCACCGGTGCGCGAGCGCGCGAAGCCGCGCACGAGCGCCACCGCGACGGCGATGCCGACGGCCGCCGAGACGAAGTTCTGCACGGCCAGACCGGCGGTCTGCACGACGTGCCCCATGGTCTGCTCGCCGTAATACGACTGCCAGTTGGTGTTGGTCACGAACGACACGGCCGTGTTGAACGACTGCGCCGGGCTCACCGACGAGAACTTCATCGAACCGGGCAGGACGCCCTGCAGCCGCTGCAGCAGATAGAGG
This genomic interval from Streptomyces sp. NBC_00557 contains the following:
- the kdpB gene encoding potassium-transporting ATPase subunit KdpB → MTTRTENHEDAMSIPTLAPHQDAPTGHKPAEGRVGAGLFDPKALVKSLPEAFRKLDPRVMVKSPVMFVVWIGSVLTTVFSCQHPGDWFGWTISAWLWLTVVFANLAEAVAEGRGKAQADTLRKAKTDTIARRLLADGTEEQVPGTALTLGDLVVCEAGDVIPGDGDVVEGVASVDESAITGESAPVIRESGGDRSAVTGGTKVLSDRIVIKITTKPGETFIDRMINLVEGAARQKTPNEIALNILLASLTIVFLMACATLPPFAAYAGTHLTMVVLVALLVCLIPTTIGALLSAIGIAGMDRLVQRNVLAMSGRAVEAAGDVSTLLLDKTGTITLGNRQAAEFLPVRGTTEEDVADAAQLSSLADETPEGRSIVVLAKEKYGLRERHQGELAGAQWIEFTAQTRMSGVDVDGRKIRKGATASVIAWVKEQGGTVAEDADGIANRISEAGGTPLLVAVEDADGARVLGVIHLKDVVKNGMRERFEELRRMGIKTVMITGDNPLTAKAIAEEAGVDDFLAEATPEDKMALIKREQAGGKLVAMTGDGTNDAPALAQADVGVAMNTGTSAAKEAGNMVDLDSNPTKLIEIVEIGKQLLITRGALTTFSIANDVAKYFAIIPALFAAVYPGLDKLNIMHLSSPDSAILSAVVFNALIIIALVPLSLKGVRYRPMGADKMLRRNLGIYGIGGLIAPFIGIKLIDLLISLIPGL
- the kdpA gene encoding potassium-transporting ATPase subunit KdpA; the encoded protein is MSPEAAGFLQLLALIGALALAYIPLGTYMARVYSSKKHLRVEKWIYRAIGANPDAEMTWPAYLRGVLAFSAVSVLFLYLLQRLQGVLPGSMKFSSVSPAQSFNTAVSFVTNTNWQSYYGEQTMGHVVQTAGLAVQNFVSAAVGIAVAVALVRGFARSRTGELGNFWSDLVRGTLRILLPGAAVAAVVLVACGAIQNFSGIHEVGQFMGGSQQWNGGAVASQEAIKELGTNGGGYFNANSAHPFENPTPFTNLFEIFLILVIPFSLTRTFGVMVGNVKQGYAILATMVTIWLGFTALMMWTEFAHHGPALQAAGGAMEGKEVRFGVGGSSIFAVATTLTSTGAVDSFHSSFTGLGGGITMLSMMLGEIAPGGTGSGLYGILIMAVIAVFIAGLMVGRTPEYLGKKIGGCEMKLAACYILITPALVLVFTAASMALPTPPHSMLNSGAHGFSEVLYAFTSASNNNGSAFAGLNANTDWFNTTTGLAMLLGRFLPMVFVLALAGSLAEQTPVPVTAGTLRTEKPLFTGLLVGAILIITGLTYFPALALGPLAEGLAS